Proteins co-encoded in one Streptomyces roseochromogenus subsp. oscitans DS 12.976 genomic window:
- a CDS encoding DUF742 domain-containing protein: MTRPGEEASVTSEFVRSYVITGGRSLPASDDLALHTLVTLAPERIPPLGAGPEVMAIWKLIAGGYLSVAEVAGHVGLPVGVARLLLTDLFEQGHLLRRAEPPRAQNVDRATLEKVLNGLQSLIG; encoded by the coding sequence ATGACGAGGCCCGGCGAGGAAGCCTCCGTCACCAGCGAATTCGTCCGCTCCTACGTCATCACCGGCGGGCGGAGCCTGCCTGCCTCGGATGACCTGGCGCTGCACACCCTCGTCACCCTGGCTCCCGAGCGGATCCCTCCGCTGGGAGCCGGCCCCGAGGTGATGGCGATCTGGAAGCTGATCGCGGGCGGCTACCTGTCGGTCGCCGAAGTGGCCGGCCACGTGGGACTGCCGGTGGGGGTGGCCCGGCTGCTGCTGACCGATTTATTCGAGCAGGGCCACCTCCTGCGCCGCGCCGAGCCACCCCGGGCTCAGAACGTTGACAGAGCGACCCTCGAGAAGGTTCTGAATGGACTCCAATCCCTCATCGGCTGA